aattaagactcatattttaccaactttttcaacccattttACATTGCGTTTCTTAAAACATTTCTCTTTTcgagtagtgatttagagacataatgtctccatgCCATAATGTCCTTATGTTTTCttgtcataaaaataatttatatatggaCTAATACACccttatttcaaataaaaggaaattaaataaatagttatataGTATAAccgtttaattaattatgaaaggaaagtcaaataaaagcaaattaactatcttaattaatatagtagCTTTCAATAACTTTgggaaattataattaagtcatttattaactttcttcaaatttgtgtaacataaaaaaaaatctgaattgGCTTaccttaaattataaaaatgattatataaatatatttaaatttttagtgttattatcgaacaaaacaatcatagttattataattaatttattatttaatcacttttaaattttactcaCTAGTAGTAATTcacatctatttattttattaatattaaacatttacttatttaatagtccttcacatcaaattattttattattaaataattgataaaattctATTGTAAAGATATATTTCCTCCGTCTTATGTTATTCACAAATTTCTGTTTTGGCTTGTTCCAAACTACTTACACTATTTATACTTAAGTAAgaattatgatatttaattaatatattataagtaattaagtgttcttttgttaaaaaatttcttagtACActtaaatactaatttaattacatcaaaaaattaatctcaagTTTACGACTTAAATAGAAAAGTGCAAATAACATctgagggagtagtatatgtataaacacttaatttcttattgaTATCATTCAGCAAAAGAATAATAGTCATCcacatcaaataattttactagtagtattaaataattgttaaatatcTAAAGTGTAAAAATgattacatgtatatatatactactgtCATCCAACGGAATAGTAATAGCTATtcgcatcaaattattttattatcaaataatctttaaattttaagcaGTAAAAAACTATTATATGAATATgctttaatttcttattttttcatttagcGAATGGGTAATAGTCTTTcatatcatattattttattattataaaataactattcaaattttaagttataaaattaactacatgtatatatacttaatattttaatgttatcaTCCAATAGTAATGACCATTTGGatctaattatttagttaatgaattattagaaatatattaaaattataatagtagtatatatttgcatagtcactaaattttatattattattttttattaaataattactgaaatttttaagttataaaaaaaatacttgatATCTAAtaagtaaaagtaaattaaaatgataatagacattcatatcaattttttttatttgtattataattattgaatttttaagaCACGAAAATGATTGTGTGTACGtacacttaatttttttagtgttcACATTCAATGAAATGGTAATAGTCATTCACTCATTTGcataacataaaattattttatccctctgtcccacagtagtcactcttattgtgaaacgagtttttaaaaatgtaaagaatagtgagtttgaaaagttagtggaatatgagaccaattttatattaactttaaaataaaatgtgaatgaagtgagttagtggaatgtgagacctatttataatttaggataaaaataaagtgtgactcttattgtgggacggaaccaaaatgacaaagtttaactcttattatgggacaaaggaagtattataaaataaatattaaaatttgtaaagaTATGAAAAcgactaattatatttatacttaatttctttgttgtatcattcaataaattaatgatgatTAAGTATTGTATCTCCTCGTGTAATCTACATTGTTActcaaaaatcatgaaatacaattaaacttgatatctaaaagtatattaaaataataaattttattcaaatcaaattattttattaacaaatagctattgaaattttaatataataaaatttgtttatttaatatttctctTTATTCCAAATTATACAGgttgtttccattttctatattttcacTCATTGCtttgtttatatttctatttgtactttttttcaaaattatatatcGGACAATTCTTTACACGCTTTCTTTCtaagtttcaaattttttgaagtgttatctctcccttctcttgattttatagtaattattttcttttttcatataaatttgttttgttcaaatttacactttaaattaatattgaattatttctcatcttttctcttaaatgaataaaagcaATAATCGTAAATATGGAGACATGAGTTCATGGAGAATTCTGTAAATGgcaagaaagaagagagatatAGAGGAAGGAGAAATTTCCGACAGAAAGATGGAATAGAGATTTATATATGACTAGATTTGAGTAACTTTCCATAATCAAGTGATTCTactataatactaataaacattttatatacataaaacataaatttgaataaaaatctaaaacaatttgaaatgattattttaacCTCATTATGATATTATGGCTTAGAACATTATGGCTTAGAGACATTATGGATCTAAAACATTTCTCCTTTCGTATATATACTTTCTTTTGTCGCATTAGGGTAAAAAAGTTTATAGTAGTCTGTATATAGTGGAGATAGCTTCATAGTTACATTTCCTGAATCTCCACATAAAAACCTCTTTCTGTGCaagttaattttttgtatgcCAAATGccaataatgatttttttccaTGGCCCATGCCTTTATTCTTGGGCTTGTGCAGTGTTACGTCAacccaaaaaatcaaatattcaaatctgtcctataaatataaatagaaatccTGTAATATACTACAGTTGCTCGTGGTTTGATTTTTGCCATCAATACGAATTGTTGCCCAAAATTAGTTACTTAACTCGGCCCAACACAGAAAGCCCAAATAAAATCAGCCCATTACTATATAAACCCGTGATTGAAAACCTAGATTTGCTCATTGCTATAACTCTCCGCAGCTGTGCGAAGCTCTCTCCAGTTCTCACGCCGCGCTCTCTTCCTACAGCAAATATGGTACGGCCTCCGATTGCGAATTACTCTATTTCATTTCGATGATTTGACCAAAAAATCGTTAATTGATTGttctgttttcaaattaaccaaattttgCTGCTTGTTCATAGGTTCTATCTAATGATGTCGATTTGCTCAACCCACCGGCTGAGCTCGAGAAGAGGAAGCACAAGCTCAAGCGCCTCGTGCAATCCCCAAACTCATTCTTCATGGTACTAATCATACACCTTTTGTTTTCGCTTATTCGgttcctattttttattttcaatttcaagttaatgtttttaattggaaatgttttatttttgtaggaTGTCAAGTGTCAGGGTTGCTTCAACATGTAAGTTTtgttagatttttaaaaatagaactgttaaatttaaaattcatgttatgTATTTAAATGTGTATGTATTTGCAGAACCACTGTTTTCAGCCATTCCCAAACCGTTGTTGTGTGTGGAAACTGCCAGACAGTGCTGTGCCAACCAACCGGTGGCCGTGCCCGCCTCACCGAGGGATGCTCCTTCCGGAAAAAGGGCGATTAAAGAGCATACACTCCCTTTCACATTCTTTAATGAATGTGAGTCCAGAGTTTTTTGGTTGCttgttttcactttttttttaaaatgtaatgCTGTTGTTAATACTTCTTGAGTTTCTCAAGAAGTAACCCTTTTGTTATCCTAGCTCTGaattattatgttatattataattgaCCAGTTTTTctcttatcatttttttaagcTCATGCTTGTTCCTCACACATAGTATTTACTTGCTGATAATGTTTCTTGTCTTcaagttttgttttgatacATCTAAATGACATGCTTTCATAGTGCAAACACTAATGTTATGATTTTTCTTCATGGTATATATGGATCCAATATTAAAgagtggtttttttttttcataatgcTTGGTTAGTGGAATTCATCTGTCATTTAATAGCTTGTTCGTGCTTTGAACTTGCATGCTGCTTCGTTGTGGGTTTGGACATGGTCGTTTTTGGTTTTATCTGTGTATATTAATTGTAGTATATCTGAAATTTTTCGTTGATCTGTTTGTGTAACGTTATAAATAAGCCTAATTTGTTATTGAATTGTTAAGATTATGTTCTTAATCTGTCTGTCTCTTTGATTATTGGAAtcataatcaaatttatacaTACTCAGGTAATTCATGATTTACATAATTCAGCTTATATATAAATTCGTCATACAATCATCAGATAAAATGCCTGTCTCATAGTACAATTCAGCTCATATATAAATCCTCAGACGTTTCCAATTGATATTCAATCAAGAGAGTTGGTGTATGCCTGTCTGAAAACGAAAGCAGGTCTTAAAATTGTTATTCCATTAAGCAACGGCTTTCCGTTGCAACAAGAATCAATTGTTTGAAGATGCAGTGTCAAAGTCACATGCATATATAACAATTGTCCAACAAAGTAGTGAGATTATTGGagaatactagtagtagtactagtacaaaattaaaattaagtgaATATCACATCACATTTAGTGTGTCAAGACTGGATGAGCCTAAACAAATGACCAAATTGAAGCTATATTTATAAGGGAATACCGTAGAAAGGCAACACCAGCTTTGAGCCTCCCTCATTTGTAGGTGCAACCAATTAGTGTTGAACACTCTCAATTTTCAACAACCTTCTCACTTCCCCACCACGCAAATAACGCCCTTAACCACAAAATCGACCCTTTACTAGCAATGCAATATATAATTCACTCACTcccataaaaacaaaatgctCCAACTCTACTTAATACTCAATGTGTTAATGAATCACATATATTCTTCTactctatctttttttttccttcaatgGGATTGAAGAATTTCATCTCTCACACGCTCACTCTTTTCTTGGCGCCAAATATAGCTAGCATGAGCGATACGGCTGAGTGCGCAGTGTGCCTGTCGAGCTTGGAGGGCGGGGCCGGCACGAGGGTGCTTCCCTGCCTGCACGAGTTCCACATGGACTGCGTGGAGAGATGGCTGTCGATGCCGCATTTCAAGAACACTTGCCCCATCTGCAGGTTTGTTGTTATGGAAGAATGCGGTGAGGTGATGAGCAGACAGCAAGAGTGTTTCACTGAGGAAATGGTCATTTGGTTTTCTTCTTTCCATGTTGCTGGATTTTGATCATTTGTTTTCAATAATCAAATGCATATATGTAACCGTAAATTTCATCATAATAACCCTATTTTGCCTCCCAAAAGACATAGATCATATAGAAGACTAGTACAGCTCAACCGCCACAATTTAGGCATGCTGTTATTTTCATCCTTTATTACCTTGTCTCAGAAGATTAAACTGAATATGATTATCTCTCAAGCTCggaatttagaaaatatagcCTATGTTCGACCCCCAATGATTTAGACAGTTACCATATGCAATGTgacattcttttctttttataaccTTATAAATTACTCTACTAGAATTATAATATACAGACAAAGATGTCAACTTTAACAAACATGATGTCAAGATCCATGCTAGGTATAGTTATAACTAGGTCAGTATCACaattaacaaattataaagttGTAACTTGTAGGTAGATTAGGCAGAATTATATTAACAAGACTCACCCAAATTTATAGTCCAATAACAATACTATTGTTTAACAAGAGGCATTAGGTTTCAGAGACCAATAAAAAATGAGCCAACATTGTTCATCATTGACTTAATGAAACCAGCATGTCATATTTCTCAGAAACAATGAtgccttttttttgtttattaattcaatatttccACACTGAGAcaaacaacatcaaaataacacaaaaataaaaagacaatCTTACATCTAACAATATGTTGCTGCCAAAGATCATTATTCAGAAgtaaaaacactaaaaagacAGGAACTTTTCAACCAAACTTGGACTTGATTTGATCAACAACAGATTGATCAACTTGAAAAGCTTTGGTCAGGACATCGGTAGGAACGGAAGGCCGCGAGCCAAACAGATTCAGAGAGACAATAACAGCACCAGGCAAATGGCTATTGAAAGCAGTGAAGATCAGTGCTTTCTCCTGTCCAATATTCATCTGAAAATGCACCAGCCCTCTCGGGATCACAAACATCTCCCCTGCAGTCAAGTTCTTCGCGTAGAACACGTTGGAGGTGGAGATCAGCCCCACAAGCAGCTTCCCCTGGATGACCACGCCCGTCTCTGTAGCCCGGGGGTGCGAGTGGGGAGGATTGAGGCCACCGGGGGCTATGTCGACTCTGTTCATCGAGAGTCCTAGAGTGTTCAGTGCTGGAAATGCAAGAACATTGCCCTGCAACACACTGCTGCCAAAGGGGCTATTGGTGTCACCCTCTTTGGCTAGGCCGTCGAAGAAGAAGTCGTTTGAGGTCACGTTTGAGGCCGGTTTGCAGGGGAAGCCGGTTATGGAGATGGGGGACTGGAGATCAGCAATGCAGAAGTCTTGCAGTGGATCAGGATCTGAGGAGAAAGAGGGGAGTGGTGAtgagaggaggaggagtgtGGAGAAGAGGAGGATTAGGGGTGATTTGGCCATGGTAGGATGTGATGTTTTTGCCTAATGGTGGAGATTTCGATTGTTTTATAGGCCATATGTCATGAAAGTCAATAGTAGAAAATATAAGCCAATGTTAAATTTATGAAGTATAATAGCAGTAGGTGGTTGAATCTTGGATatagattgaaaattttgcaGGATGGCAATTATCTAAGTGAGCATGTCGTTGTAACGGGACGGAGTCAGAGCATTCCCCGTCCCTGTCAGCCAACTGCAAGGAAAAGTATAAGCTTGAAGGTGGAATTAATGAACTTAGATTTTGACTATTGTAGTTTACCTTTTCATAATGCTTAAGAAAGAACAAGTAGCATATTTGTAAGGGTGTTAGGTTTATTGTTGAGGATTttggtagtatattttaagaCAAGATGGACTGCTTTTTTGTTGACAGAAGTCAAGTCGTTgctaacaaattaattttgtttcccACAAGAAAATTACatgaaaaaaacaatagtACAATCTTATTTTCCATCTACCATAAATTCAGAAGTAAACTTGGAAGGAAAAAGTGGTAGTTTTCAACCAAATTTGGAGTTGATTTGATCAATGACAGTCTTGTTAACTTGAAAAGCTTTCATGAACACATCGTCTGGCAGAGAAGGCCTCGATCCAAACAGATTCGAAGAAACGAAAGCAGTTCCGGGTAGATGGCTGTTGAAAGCAGTGTAGATCAAGGCTGACTCCTCTCCCACATTCATCTGAAAATGCACTAGTCCTCTCAGGACAACGAACATCTGCCCTCCGGTCAAGTTCTTCGAGTAGAGCACGTTGGAGGTGGAGATCATCCCCACCAGCAGCTTCCCTTGCACGACTATGCCCACCTCTGTGGCCTGGGGGTGTGAGTGGGGCGCGTTGAGGCCGTCAGGGTCTATGTCGACTCTGTTCATCGAGATGCCTAGAGTGTTGAGGGCTGGGAATGCAAGAACATTGCCATAGACCACACTGCTGCCATTGGAGTTGTAGGTGTCTCCCTCCCGGGCCAGGCCGTCAAAGAAGAAGTCGTTTGAGGTGACGTTTGAGGCCGGTTTGCACGGGAAGCCGTTCATGGAGACCGGGGCTTGGAGATCGGCAATGCAGAAGTCCTGCAAAGGGTCAGGATCtgaggagagagaggggagTGGTGATGTGAGGAGGAGTGTGGAGAAGagtagggttagggttgattTGTGAGTGAGTGTGGATGCCATGGTTGAGGTGGTGATTTTTGTGTATTGGTGGAGAGTTTGATTGGTTTATCATTAATGGGAAAGTTGAACCATTGGTTTTAATTTGGAGTTTAATTGGGTATTGAGTAATCTTGATAATTGGGA
The nucleotide sequence above comes from Salvia hispanica cultivar TCC Black 2014 chromosome 5, UniMelb_Shisp_WGS_1.0, whole genome shotgun sequence. Encoded proteins:
- the LOC125187307 gene encoding 40S ribosomal protein S27-2-like; this encodes MVLSNDVDLLNPPAELEKRKHKLKRLVQSPNSFFMDVKCQGCFNITTVFSHSQTVVVCGNCQTVLCQPTGGRARLTEGCSFRKKGD
- the LOC125187446 gene encoding germin-like protein subfamily T member 1: MAKSPLILLFSTLLLLSSPLPSFSSDPDPLQDFCIADLQSPISITGFPCKPASNVTSNDFFFDGLAKEGDTNSPFGSSVLQGNVLAFPALNTLGLSMNRVDIAPGGLNPPHSHPRATETGVVIQGKLLVGLISTSNVFYAKNLTAGEMFVIPRGLVHFQMNIGQEKALIFTAFNSHLPGAVIVSLNLFGSRPSVPTDVLTKAFQVDQSVVDQIKSKFG
- the LOC125187445 gene encoding germin-like protein subfamily T member 1, whose product is MASTLTHKSTLTLLFSTLLLTSPLPSLSSDPDPLQDFCIADLQAPVSMNGFPCKPASNVTSNDFFFDGLAREGDTYNSNGSSVVYGNVLAFPALNTLGISMNRVDIDPDGLNAPHSHPQATEVGIVVQGKLLVGMISTSNVLYSKNLTGGQMFVVLRGLVHFQMNVGEESALIYTAFNSHLPGTAFVSSNLFGSRPSLPDDVFMKAFQVNKTVIDQINSKFG